The following DNA comes from Flavisolibacter ginsenosidimutans.
CGTCTCGCTTCAATCGAACGGCGGATCCAACCTTCAGGAAGTCGTTGTGGTAGGTTATGGCACGCAACAAAAGAAGGCTTTCACGGGTTCTTCTTCAAAAGTCAATGCACAGCAGATATCAACACTGATGACACCTTCTGTTGACAAGGAGTTGGCAGGGCGGGCTGCAGGTGTTCAGGTTACGAACTCCAGTGGTACCGTCAATGCGCCTGCAACGATCCGCATCAGAGGAATTCAATCAATTAACCAGTCAAACCAACCCTTGATTATTGTAGACGGTGTTCCCATTATTCAAGGCAATCTTTCCGCTACAACCAATTCCAACGCGTTGGCTGATATCAATCCTGCCGACATTGAAAGCATCGAGGTGTTAAAAGACGGTGCGGCGCTCAACATTTACGGCTCAAGAGGTGCTGCCGGTGTTATTCAAATTACAACCAAGAAAGGCCAAAAAGGACAACTGCGCCTGAACTATGACGGCTTTGTGGGTTTTAGCAACGTTGCGAAAAAATACGACTTGCTGAACGCGGACCAATTTGTAACAATTGCCAACGAGAAATCGGCTAACGCTGCTAACCCGGCTACGGCGCCAAAGGCGGGTATCAACCCTGGTGGCGTAAATACCGATTGGCAGGATGAAGTGTTGGTTAAGAACGCTCCTGTAACGAACCATAATTTGAGCATTGCCGGAGGTTCTAACCGCACGACCTATTATTTGTCTTTAAATTATGGCAGTCAACAGGGTGTTGTAAAAAGCAACTGGAATAAAACGTACCGCATCAGGGCTAACATAGATAACGAGATCAATAATTTTATCCGTATCGGCAACAACATTACCCTTTCCCGCCAGGAGAATACGGACCAAAACACCGGAACAAACTCGCTGGGTGGTGCCATTGCATCTACCTTGCGTTTGTTGCCAAACGTTTCACCGTATGATGCAAACAATCCAACCGGATTTAACGTGAATCTTGCGGCCAACAACATTCCAAACGGCCCGAACTCGCAAGGCGTGGATGCCAACTGGTTTAACGTGGCGTTTCTGCTGAAGAACAATCAATACTATTCCGAACAATACCGCATTATTGACAACGCTTTTATCGAGATATCGCCGGTAAAAGGTTTGAAACTTCGTTCTCAGTTCCAGTACGACATGCTGAACGATTACGCTTTCCAGTCATGGGACCCAAGGCACGGGGATGGTTTTAGTGCAATCGGTTATGTTTACAACGCCGATCAGAATTTTACCAACATGGTTTGGCAAAACTATTTTAACTACAACTTTAGCGTCAACTCACATAATTTTTATCTCACCGGTGGTTATGAAGTGACCAAGGCCAGGACAAAATGGTTGAGTGCTTCCGGACAAAACGTTGCCGATTTATTCTACCTGCAAAAGAATCTTATTTCCGGATCGGCAGCCACTCCTGGTGTAGGAGGTAATTTTAGCGAATCGGGAATTGAGTCTTTCTTCGGACGCCTGAACTACGATTACCGCAACCGTTATTTTGCACAGGCAAGTTTTCGCCGCGACGGCCAAAGCTCCCTGGCTCCCGGCAAGCAATACGGTAATTTCCCTGGCTTCTCTGTAGGCTGGAGACCATCGGAGGAAAGCTTCTGGAAAAATAACGGCTTTCTTTCCAATACAATTGGTGATGTAAAAGTGAAGGCTTCTTATGCAACGGTTGGAAATCCGTTGGGTGGTTTGCCGTATTTGAGCACCTTCGGCACAGCGCCTTATGGCAATCTTAATGGAATAGCCGTAAATGCCATTGGTAACACAGACCTGCAATGGGAAACCAGTAAAAAATACGATGCAGGCCTTGAAGTGGGATTGTTGAAAGGAAGAATAAATCTTACCACCGATTGGTTCCTGAACGATATCAATAATCTCGTGTTGAACGTGCCGTCGCCGCTGAGTGCCGGTATCCCGGGCAATTCCATTCCGCAAAACGTTGGTACAATGGAAAACAGGGGAATCGAATTTGGCGTGGATGCTTCCGTCATTCGCAAAAAGGACTTCAGTTGGAATGTGAACGTGAACTATTCCAGCGTACACAATAAAATGAAGAGTCTTTATTCAATTGCCGGAACGCCCACGAAATTCATCAACAACGGCTCTTACAATATCATTCGTGTGAACGATCCTGTGAATATCATTTACGGGTATCGCTATGCCGGTGTGAACACTGCCAACGGTTACCCCATGTATTATAAAGCTGATGGAAGTTTAGTGTTACACAACATTCCAAATGGCGGTTACTATTTCATTAAAGACGCCAATGATCCGGGTACCATCACAACGGCCAACCAAACTTCGTTGACGTTTAACGACAGAACAGATTTGGGCCAAGCTATCCCTACCTGGTACGGCGGACTTACCAACAGTCTTACCTACAAGCAATTTGGGTTGGAGTTCCTGTTGCGTTATTCGGGTGGTAACAAAATCATGAACATTACAAGACAGGAAGCGCTGTTGGATCAGGCATTTGTCAATAACAGCACGGAAATTTTGCAACGCTGGCAAAAGCCTGGCCAGGTTACCAACGTACCCAAGTTAATCTATGGTCAAGGCAATAACATTAACCAGGTTGGTCTTGCCACTTCGCGGTTTGTCGAGTCGGGAAATTACCTGAGACTGCAAAACGTTATCCTGACATATGCACTCAGCCCTGCGGTGTTGCAGAGAATTGCCGGTGGAACGATTCGCTCGGTCCGTATTTACGTACAAGGACAAAACCTGCACGTGTGGACGAAATATACCGGTGCCGATCCTGATAACCACACAACGCTTGGTTTGGAAAACCCGGGCTTG
Coding sequences within:
- a CDS encoding SusC/RagA family TonB-linked outer membrane protein, which codes for MRKLLLLSLVLMLAALTSWAQRTVTGRVTDASGNPVSGASIQVQNTRIGTVTKDDGTFSLNVPANGRTLTISAVGMTPQDVQIGTRTSLSVSLQSNGGSNLQEVVVVGYGTQQKKAFTGSSSKVNAQQISTLMTPSVDKELAGRAAGVQVTNSSGTVNAPATIRIRGIQSINQSNQPLIIVDGVPIIQGNLSATTNSNALADINPADIESIEVLKDGAALNIYGSRGAAGVIQITTKKGQKGQLRLNYDGFVGFSNVAKKYDLLNADQFVTIANEKSANAANPATAPKAGINPGGVNTDWQDEVLVKNAPVTNHNLSIAGGSNRTTYYLSLNYGSQQGVVKSNWNKTYRIRANIDNEINNFIRIGNNITLSRQENTDQNTGTNSLGGAIASTLRLLPNVSPYDANNPTGFNVNLAANNIPNGPNSQGVDANWFNVAFLLKNNQYYSEQYRIIDNAFIEISPVKGLKLRSQFQYDMLNDYAFQSWDPRHGDGFSAIGYVYNADQNFTNMVWQNYFNYNFSVNSHNFYLTGGYEVTKARTKWLSASGQNVADLFYLQKNLISGSAATPGVGGNFSESGIESFFGRLNYDYRNRYFAQASFRRDGQSSLAPGKQYGNFPGFSVGWRPSEESFWKNNGFLSNTIGDVKVKASYATVGNPLGGLPYLSTFGTAPYGNLNGIAVNAIGNTDLQWETSKKYDAGLEVGLLKGRINLTTDWFLNDINNLVLNVPSPLSAGIPGNSIPQNVGTMENRGIEFGVDASVIRKKDFSWNVNVNYSSVHNKMKSLYSIAGTPTKFINNGSYNIIRVNDPVNIIYGYRYAGVNTANGYPMYYKADGSLVLHNIPNGGYYFIKDANDPGTITTANQTSLTFNDRTDLGQAIPTWYGGLTNSLTYKQFGLEFLLRYSGGNKIMNITRQEALLDQAFVNNSTEILQRWQKPGQVTNVPKLIYGQGNNINQVGLATSRFVESGNYLRLQNVILTYALSPAVLQRIAGGTIRSVRIYVQGQNLHVWTKYTGADPDNHTTLGLENPGLPPQIRTISFGLNVGF